A single region of the Candidatus Krumholzibacteriia bacterium genome encodes:
- a CDS encoding sigma-70 family RNA polymerase sigma factor gives MQRGGDEEPEALAALVRAAQAGDAAAFRELVDATKRPVYALGYRMLGNHDDADDVAQETFVRAWSALERYDPRYSFLGWLRTIATRLALNVIDKRRRRRTEGGETFELAAEASAAPNPGPDAELEAREMGSVLEQALRELPEEFRRPLLLRTHEELSYAEIAKALAIPVGTVMSRLHRARTLLRQALEARGMQRSARRENA, from the coding sequence ATGCAACGAGGCGGCGACGAGGAGCCCGAGGCGCTGGCAGCGCTCGTGCGCGCCGCGCAGGCGGGGGATGCGGCCGCCTTCCGGGAGTTGGTGGATGCGACCAAGCGCCCGGTCTATGCGCTCGGCTACCGCATGCTGGGCAACCACGACGATGCCGACGACGTGGCGCAGGAAACATTCGTGCGCGCCTGGAGCGCTCTCGAGCGCTACGACCCGCGCTACAGCTTCCTCGGCTGGCTGCGCACCATCGCGACGCGTCTGGCGCTCAACGTCATCGACAAGCGCCGCCGGCGGCGCACCGAGGGCGGGGAAACCTTCGAGCTGGCAGCGGAGGCGTCGGCAGCACCGAACCCGGGGCCGGACGCAGAGCTGGAGGCGAGGGAGATGGGAAGCGTGCTGGAGCAGGCGCTGCGCGAGCTCCCGGAGGAATTCCGCCGGCCGCTCCTGCTGCGCACGCACGAGGAACTCTCTTACGCCGAGATCGCCAAGGCGCTCGCGATTCCTGTGGGTACGGTGATGTCGCGCCTGCACCGGGCTCGCACCCTGTTGCGACAGGCGCTGGAAGCGCGCGGGATGCAGAGGAGCGCACGGAGGGAAAATGCCTGA
- a CDS encoding acyl-CoA carboxylase subunit beta: MAKSTREQRHRDLDTRRQSALAGGGPERIARQHESSRLTARERIELLLDRGSFLERGVFVTHDCNDFGLDQRRYTGDGVVCGHGTIDGRPVYVFAQDFTVFGGTLSLSNARKITQIMDLALQNGAPVIGLNDSGGARIQEGVKSLGGYAEIFLRNTLASGVVPQISAIMGPCAGGAVYSPAITDFTVMVDRTSHMFVTGPSVIKRVTNEDVSFEDLGGAMTHNSKSGVAHLLAGNDAECLQMIRKLLAYVPQNNLEEPPRLDTDDPIDRRDPELDDIVPNDPKKPYDIVEVIARVVDRDSFFEIHPHYARNIVVGFARLGGRSVGVVANQPKVLAGVLDIKSSVKGARFVRFCDAFNIPLVTFEDVPGFLPGTEQEWGGIIVHGAKLLYAYCEATVPKLTVITRKAYGGAYDVMSSKHIRADWNVAWPTAEIAVMGAEGAVEILYRKEMERADGDEVRARLIEEYNAQFANPYVAASLGYLDDVIRPRDTRPLLIMALESLHTKRQSLPRKKHGNIPL, encoded by the coding sequence ATGGCGAAGAGCACGCGAGAACAGCGCCATCGCGACCTGGACACCCGTCGCCAGAGCGCCCTGGCCGGCGGCGGCCCGGAGCGCATCGCTCGCCAGCACGAGAGCTCCCGGCTGACGGCGCGAGAGCGTATCGAGCTCCTTCTCGACCGCGGTTCCTTCCTCGAGCGCGGCGTCTTCGTCACCCACGACTGCAATGATTTCGGCCTCGACCAGCGCCGCTACACCGGCGACGGCGTCGTCTGCGGCCACGGCACCATCGACGGCCGGCCGGTCTACGTCTTCGCCCAGGACTTCACCGTCTTCGGCGGCACGCTTTCTCTCTCCAATGCGCGCAAGATCACGCAAATCATGGACCTGGCGCTGCAGAACGGCGCCCCGGTGATCGGTCTCAACGACTCCGGCGGCGCCCGCATCCAGGAGGGCGTGAAGAGCCTGGGAGGCTACGCCGAGATCTTCCTGCGCAATACCCTCGCATCGGGAGTGGTGCCCCAGATCTCGGCGATCATGGGGCCCTGTGCCGGCGGCGCCGTCTACTCGCCGGCGATCACCGATTTCACCGTCATGGTGGACCGCACCTCGCACATGTTCGTGACCGGTCCCAGCGTCATCAAGAGGGTCACCAACGAGGACGTCAGCTTCGAGGACCTGGGCGGAGCCATGACGCACAACTCGAAGAGCGGCGTCGCCCACCTCCTGGCGGGCAACGATGCCGAGTGCTTGCAGATGATCCGCAAGCTCCTGGCCTACGTGCCGCAGAACAACTTGGAGGAACCGCCCAGGCTGGACACCGACGACCCCATCGATCGCCGCGACCCGGAGCTGGACGACATCGTCCCCAACGATCCCAAGAAGCCTTACGACATCGTCGAGGTCATCGCGCGCGTCGTGGACCGCGACAGCTTCTTCGAGATCCACCCGCACTACGCCAGGAACATCGTGGTCGGCTTCGCCCGCCTCGGCGGCCGCAGCGTCGGCGTGGTGGCGAACCAGCCCAAGGTGTTGGCGGGCGTGCTGGACATCAAGTCTTCGGTGAAGGGGGCGCGCTTCGTCCGCTTCTGCGATGCCTTCAACATCCCCCTCGTCACCTTCGAGGACGTGCCCGGGTTCCTTCCCGGGACCGAGCAGGAGTGGGGCGGCATCATCGTGCACGGGGCCAAGCTGCTCTATGCCTACTGCGAGGCCACGGTGCCGAAGCTCACCGTCATCACGCGCAAGGCGTACGGCGGCGCCTACGACGTCATGTCGAGCAAGCACATCCGTGCCGACTGGAATGTGGCCTGGCCGACGGCGGAGATCGCGGTGATGGGCGCCGAGGGGGCGGTGGAGATCCTCTACCGCAAGGAGATGGAGCGGGCCGACGGAGACGAGGTGCGGGCCCGGCTCATCGAGGAATACAACGCCCAGTTCGCCAATCCCTACGTGGCCGCGTCCCTGGGCTACCTCGACGACGTCATCCGGCCGCGGGACACGCGACCGCTCCTGATCATGGCGCTGGAGAGTCTGCACACCAAGAGGCAGAGCCTGCCGCGCAAGAAGCACGGCAACATCCCGCTCTGA
- a CDS encoding acetyl-CoA carboxylase biotin carboxylase subunit, protein MVRSRRVGTPAVERRRPARRLRKVLVANRGEIAVRVCKALRELGIASVAVYSEVDRTALHVSRADEAYPLDGNASLDTYLRGDKILAIAAACGADAIHPGYGFLSENAAFAAACRDAGVLFIGPSPEAIARMGDKLQARETARRAEVPLVPGSPGPVRDLREALAIAADLGYPVMLKAAAGGGGKGMRRVEAPAELESAFARTTEEARRAFANPELFLEKYILDPRHIEVQVFGDQHGHYAALGERECTIQRRHQKVIEEAPSPLVTPELRASMGKTATSLAAAVGYVGAGTVEFVADQAGNFYFLEMNTRLQVEHPVTELVTGLDLVHEQIRVAAGEPLSFLDRLPLEPRGWAIECRIYAEDPRRDFLPAVGRIVKLSIPYGPGVRNDFGIYEGYEVPVHYDPLLGKLAVWGEDRPQAIARMKRALHDLAIEGLRTNVAFHAWAMDQPAFRDGRLDTGFIARSFKPEMLDPAPAELERFVAAAVLRAYELDRTPRLPRNSGASAWARAARAGKDVLDEDAAG, encoded by the coding sequence GTGGTCCGCTCGCGGCGCGTCGGGACCCCAGCGGTGGAGAGACGCCGGCCTGCCCGCCGCCTGCGCAAGGTGTTGGTAGCGAACCGCGGCGAGATCGCCGTCCGCGTCTGCAAGGCGCTGCGCGAGCTGGGCATCGCCAGCGTCGCCGTGTACTCCGAGGTGGACCGCACGGCGCTGCACGTGTCGCGCGCCGACGAGGCCTATCCACTGGACGGGAACGCCAGCCTCGATACCTACCTGCGCGGCGACAAGATCCTCGCCATCGCCGCCGCCTGCGGCGCCGACGCCATCCATCCGGGTTACGGCTTCTTGTCGGAGAACGCCGCTTTCGCCGCCGCTTGCCGCGACGCGGGGGTGCTCTTCATCGGCCCCTCCCCCGAGGCGATCGCCCGCATGGGCGACAAGCTGCAGGCGCGCGAAACGGCGCGACGTGCCGAGGTCCCGCTCGTTCCCGGGAGCCCAGGGCCGGTGCGAGATCTCCGCGAAGCGTTGGCGATCGCCGCCGACCTCGGCTACCCGGTGATGCTCAAGGCCGCTGCGGGCGGCGGTGGCAAAGGGATGCGCCGCGTCGAAGCGCCGGCGGAGCTGGAGAGCGCCTTCGCCCGTACCACCGAGGAGGCCCGCCGTGCTTTCGCCAACCCGGAATTGTTCCTCGAGAAGTACATCCTGGATCCTCGGCACATCGAGGTCCAGGTGTTCGGCGACCAGCACGGCCATTACGCCGCCCTGGGAGAGCGCGAGTGCACCATCCAGCGCCGCCACCAGAAGGTGATTGAGGAAGCGCCGAGCCCGCTCGTGACGCCCGAGCTCCGTGCGAGCATGGGCAAGACGGCCACGTCGCTCGCCGCAGCGGTGGGCTACGTGGGCGCCGGGACCGTGGAGTTCGTTGCCGACCAGGCGGGGAACTTCTACTTCCTGGAGATGAACACGCGCCTGCAGGTCGAACACCCGGTGACCGAGCTGGTCACGGGCCTCGATCTCGTGCACGAGCAGATTCGCGTCGCGGCCGGAGAGCCGCTCTCCTTCCTGGACCGTCTCCCCCTCGAGCCGCGCGGTTGGGCCATCGAATGCCGCATCTACGCCGAGGATCCGCGCCGCGACTTCCTGCCCGCCGTGGGCCGCATCGTCAAGCTCTCGATCCCCTACGGGCCGGGAGTGCGCAACGATTTCGGCATCTACGAAGGCTACGAGGTCCCGGTGCACTACGATCCGTTGCTCGGCAAGCTCGCTGTCTGGGGCGAAGACCGGCCGCAAGCCATCGCCCGCATGAAGCGCGCGCTCCATGATCTGGCCATCGAGGGCCTCCGCACCAACGTTGCCTTCCACGCTTGGGCCATGGACCAGCCGGCCTTCCGCGACGGACGGCTGGATACCGGTTTCATCGCTCGTAGCTTCAAGCCGGAGATGCTCGATCCTGCTCCCGCCGAGCTGGAGCGCTTCGTGGCCGCCGCGGTCCTTCGGGCGTACGAACTCGACCGCACCCCCCGGCTGCCACGAAACTCCGGCGCGTCGGCGTGGGCGCGCGCCGCGCGGGCGGGCAAGGATGTGCTGGACGAGGACGCTGCGGGATGA